One Nocardia iowensis DNA window includes the following coding sequences:
- a CDS encoding glycerate kinase, with product MSGPDAPFSSELRGGWRDGHCVVAPDKFKGSLTAPQVAAHIAAGLRRVRPDVPVVTMPVADGGDGTVDAVVESGFVRFQTSVTGPLGLPVAASFAMRGEAAVIELAEASGLRRLPIRPTFQTAMTATSYGTGELIRAAATRGARRVVLGLGGSACTDGGVGMMSALGVRFLDEHDRELAPGGAALSRLARIDASDMLQVPVIVASDVDNPLLGPRGAAQVYGPQKGARPGDIDELEWGLARLASIVERDLGAEVAERPGAGAAGGVGYAALAFLGATVRPGIEIILELMSFAEQIEGARLVITGEGSLDPQTLHGKAPVGVARAAAGATVPVVAVAGQRSLTGEQLRRAHIEQAYALTDLEPDPEVCIANAGPLLERLSGEIAGAWLGASAHA from the coding sequence GTGAGCGGGCCGGACGCTCCGTTCTCGAGCGAACTGCGCGGCGGGTGGCGTGACGGACACTGCGTCGTCGCCCCCGACAAGTTCAAGGGGTCGCTGACCGCGCCTCAGGTCGCCGCGCATATCGCGGCCGGACTCCGCCGGGTCCGCCCGGACGTCCCCGTCGTCACCATGCCGGTGGCCGACGGCGGCGACGGCACCGTCGACGCGGTGGTGGAGTCGGGCTTCGTCCGCTTCCAGACGAGCGTCACCGGTCCACTGGGATTGCCGGTGGCGGCCTCGTTCGCGATGCGGGGCGAAGCGGCCGTGATCGAGCTCGCGGAAGCGTCCGGCCTGCGTCGGCTGCCGATTCGGCCGACATTCCAAACCGCCATGACCGCAACCAGTTACGGCACCGGCGAGCTGATCCGGGCGGCGGCCACCCGCGGCGCCCGGCGGGTGGTGCTCGGTCTCGGCGGTAGTGCGTGCACGGACGGGGGAGTGGGCATGATGTCCGCGCTCGGGGTCCGCTTCCTCGACGAGCACGATCGCGAGCTGGCGCCGGGTGGTGCGGCGTTGAGCCGGTTGGCCCGCATCGACGCCAGTGACATGCTGCAGGTGCCGGTGATCGTCGCCTCCGACGTCGACAACCCGCTGCTCGGCCCGCGCGGCGCCGCGCAGGTCTACGGGCCGCAGAAGGGGGCCCGCCCGGGCGATATCGACGAATTGGAATGGGGCCTCGCACGTTTGGCCTCGATCGTCGAACGCGACCTCGGCGCCGAGGTCGCCGAACGGCCCGGCGCCGGTGCCGCGGGCGGGGTCGGCTACGCCGCGCTCGCCTTCCTCGGCGCGACCGTGCGGCCCGGCATCGAGATCATCCTCGAACTGATGTCCTTCGCCGAGCAGATCGAGGGGGCGCGGCTGGTGATCACCGGCGAAGGCTCCCTCGATCCGCAGACCCTGCACGGCAAAGCGCCGGTCGGGGTCGCGCGGGCCGCGGCAGGCGCTACCGTGCCGGTCGTGGCGGTGGCGGGGCAGCGCTCGCTCACCGGCGAGCAGCTGCGCCGCGCGCACATCGAGCAGGCGTACGCGCTGACCGACCTCGAACCGGACCCCGAGGTGTGCATCGCGAACGCCGGACCCCTGTTGGAACGGCTGTCCGGTGAGATCGCCGGGGCCTGGCTGGGAGCGAGCGCTCATGCATGA
- a CDS encoding UvrD-helicase domain-containing protein, whose product MFVDAIPETTHLSRIRTKAEEAIAGVTYGRRKYVPHMLEVMLLMEQAVNTGVQERFLAVDPITMRRTLLAQETGLSPKHARYIATELAGRSRRYTLISTDNAPAAEPVSAEGLFATAELHESKRTKILARPFQEWMTFLDDDQLDLVHRNFNGPARLSGPAGTGKTVVALHRMARFAKNNPGPLLFTSFVKTLPGYHRSGFLRLAPLAADRAAFVGLHAWTTRFLKDRDVAFTLNTTAAEDAFSRTWQTARRVVGTIEASPSYWREEIDRVIKGRGITTLDEYKRIDRTGRNRIRLDGARRETVWKQLYQPYRQRLQERDAHDFNDIIAKAIEELDAHPLDEPFGLVVVDEVQDFTLMELRLVHRIAGGRADAPLLLVGDGQQQVYPGGWRLSDAGIPIKGRGAVLRVNYRNRSAVHDYAKRIDASNTVDDLDGEPGFVLRDTEIVLPGGYAAAEPVRRKEVGAKLVEAITGSRVPWSDIAVITMTNREAERYMTVLARAGISVMPLDKYDGSHQDAVKVGTVHRAKGMDFAAVFHTTEIPTKTADQLTDGERDRADLAARQTMVALTRARDYIWVGLIED is encoded by the coding sequence GTGTTCGTCGACGCCATTCCCGAGACGACTCACCTGAGCCGGATACGGACAAAAGCAGAAGAAGCCATCGCGGGAGTCACGTACGGTCGCCGCAAGTACGTCCCGCATATGCTCGAGGTGATGCTGCTCATGGAGCAGGCAGTCAACACCGGTGTGCAGGAGCGCTTCCTGGCCGTAGATCCGATCACGATGCGCCGGACACTCCTGGCGCAGGAGACCGGGCTATCACCCAAACATGCTCGCTACATCGCTACGGAGTTGGCTGGCCGCAGCCGCAGATACACACTGATTTCCACCGACAATGCCCCGGCAGCCGAACCGGTCTCCGCCGAGGGGCTCTTTGCCACAGCTGAGCTGCACGAAAGCAAGCGCACCAAGATTTTGGCCAGACCATTCCAGGAGTGGATGACCTTTCTCGATGACGACCAACTCGATCTCGTACACCGAAACTTCAACGGCCCGGCGAGGTTGAGCGGGCCGGCTGGAACAGGTAAGACGGTTGTCGCACTGCATCGAATGGCCCGATTCGCGAAAAATAATCCTGGTCCGCTGCTGTTCACCAGCTTCGTCAAAACCCTTCCTGGCTACCATCGCTCGGGGTTCCTGCGGCTGGCCCCGCTCGCAGCCGACCGGGCCGCGTTCGTCGGGCTACATGCTTGGACTACTCGGTTTCTCAAGGACCGCGATGTCGCATTCACCCTCAACACCACGGCAGCCGAAGACGCGTTCAGCCGGACCTGGCAGACAGCACGGCGAGTTGTCGGCACTATCGAAGCTAGCCCGTCCTACTGGCGGGAAGAGATCGACCGCGTGATCAAAGGACGTGGCATCACTACGCTCGACGAGTACAAGCGCATCGACCGCACCGGCCGCAATCGAATCCGTCTCGACGGAGCACGCCGCGAAACCGTTTGGAAGCAGCTGTACCAGCCCTACCGGCAACGCCTGCAAGAGCGCGATGCGCACGACTTCAACGACATCATCGCCAAGGCGATCGAAGAACTGGATGCCCACCCGCTGGACGAACCCTTCGGGCTGGTCGTGGTCGACGAGGTCCAGGATTTCACCCTGATGGAACTCCGACTAGTCCACCGCATCGCCGGAGGGCGAGCTGACGCTCCACTACTCCTTGTCGGGGACGGCCAACAGCAGGTGTACCCCGGCGGCTGGCGGCTGTCCGATGCCGGCATTCCTATCAAGGGACGCGGGGCAGTGTTGCGCGTCAACTACCGCAACCGCTCAGCCGTGCACGACTACGCCAAGCGCATCGACGCCAGCAACACCGTCGACGACCTCGACGGGGAACCGGGCTTCGTGTTACGGGACACCGAGATCGTCTTGCCCGGTGGCTACGCCGCCGCAGAACCCGTCCGCCGCAAAGAAGTCGGGGCAAAGCTGGTGGAAGCAATCACTGGTTCCCGCGTCCCTTGGTCCGACATCGCGGTGATCACCATGACGAACAGAGAAGCCGAGCGCTATATGACAGTTCTCGCTCGCGCTGGAATCAGTGTCATGCCGCTGGACAAATATGACGGCTCCCACCAGGACGCAGTAAAGGTCGGCACCGTTCACCGAGCCAAGGGAATGGACTTCGCAGCGGTCTTCCACACGACCGAGATTCCGACAAAGACCGCCGACCAACTCACGGACGGCGAGCGGGACCGAGCGGACCTTGCCGCTCGACAAACCATGGTTGCTCTCACTCGCGCCCGCGACTACATCTGGGTCGGACTGATCGAAGACTGA
- a CDS encoding allophanate hydrolase-related protein encodes MPLIFLNGSAMRGGPLNHLLNGAPFAGEAKTAPRYRFFSVGDRFPGLEPSPDGGHSITGELFDVPLDVLREHLLPAEPPELELGAIELDDGRSVLSMVLRRPPTSYPELIDITRIGSWKKYREGAE; translated from the coding sequence ATGCCGTTGATCTTTCTGAACGGTTCCGCCATGCGCGGAGGGCCGCTCAATCATCTGTTGAACGGCGCGCCGTTCGCCGGTGAAGCGAAAACCGCCCCGCGATACCGATTCTTCTCGGTCGGCGACCGCTTTCCCGGCCTCGAACCGTCGCCCGACGGCGGCCACTCGATCACCGGCGAGCTGTTCGACGTGCCGCTCGACGTGCTGCGCGAGCACCTGCTGCCCGCCGAGCCGCCCGAACTGGAGCTCGGCGCGATCGAGCTGGATGACGGCCGCTCGGTGCTGTCGATGGTCCTGCGCCGACCCCCCACGTCGTACCCGGAGCTGATCGACATCACGCGTATCGGCAGCTGGAAGAAATATCGCGAAGGAGCTGAATGA
- a CDS encoding hydroxypyruvate isomerase family protein encodes MKHYAGESGLPKFDVNCSILFTDLPLLERPAAAKAAGFDAVEFWWPFGEDPTPADKDIDAFVRAIDDAGVELIGLNFIDLIPVGRGLVSVPGEATRFRDNIEVAVGIAERTGCRALNALYGNRIAGEDPAKQDELALENLRLAANAAARIGAVVLVEALNAHESPHYPIVSAEHAIRVIEQTGEPNVRFLCDLYHLARMDENLIQVIKTYARHIGHVQIADDPGRGRPGTGDLDFATLFETLTAAGYDGWIGLEYKDPELDWKWIK; translated from the coding sequence ATGAAGCATTACGCAGGGGAGTCCGGTCTCCCGAAATTCGACGTCAATTGTTCGATTCTCTTCACCGATCTACCACTGCTGGAACGTCCCGCCGCCGCCAAGGCAGCCGGTTTCGACGCCGTCGAATTCTGGTGGCCCTTCGGCGAAGATCCCACTCCGGCAGACAAAGATATCGACGCGTTCGTGCGGGCGATCGACGACGCCGGTGTGGAATTGATCGGACTGAATTTCATCGATCTGATTCCGGTCGGCCGCGGCCTGGTCTCCGTGCCCGGCGAGGCGACGAGGTTCCGGGACAATATCGAGGTGGCCGTCGGCATCGCCGAGCGCACCGGCTGCCGCGCGCTGAATGCCCTCTACGGCAACCGCATCGCGGGGGAGGACCCGGCGAAGCAGGACGAGCTCGCGCTGGAGAACCTGCGGCTCGCCGCCAACGCCGCCGCCAGGATCGGTGCCGTGGTGCTGGTCGAAGCATTGAATGCGCATGAGTCGCCGCACTACCCGATCGTCAGCGCCGAGCACGCCATCCGGGTGATCGAGCAGACCGGCGAGCCGAACGTGCGCTTCCTCTGCGACCTCTACCACCTTGCCCGGATGGACGAGAACCTGATCCAGGTGATCAAGACCTACGCGCGGCACATCGGCCACGTGCAGATCGCCGACGATCCGGGCCGCGGCCGTCCCGGCACCGGCGACCTCGACTTCGCGACGCTCTTCGAAACCCTCACCGCCGCAGGCTACGACGGCTGGATCGGCCTCGAATACAAAGACCCCGAGCTGGATTGGAAGTGGATCAAATGA
- the allB gene encoding allantoinase AllB has translation MHDLVIRSRRVALPDGIRAASIAVRDGKIAALADYEAVLPAAATTDLADLVVLPGLVDSHVHVNEPGRTEWEGFATATKAAAAGGVTTIVDMPLNSLPPTVTVPHLETKRSVADGQCYVDVAFWGGAIPGNLASLRPLREAGVVGFKCFLSPSGVEEFPPLGLGEVEAVMRELAAFDGLLVVHAEDPVRLHDPVDGSYRAFLDSRPGEAEKAAVQEVIALAEATGVRAHILHVSAAACLGPLAEAQARGVRITAETCPHYLTLSAAEASSTAFKCCPPIRDAGNQDALWQGLADGVLSCVVSDHSPCTPDLKEGDFATAWGGISSLQIGLPAVWTAAAERGFRLTDVVRWMAAAPAELAGLPNKGRIAIGCDADLVAFDPWAPITVDPGALAHKNPITPYGGRELRGLVHATWLRGRVVGNGHPPAGSLISVRHNRQGNHV, from the coding sequence ATGCATGATCTGGTCATCCGGTCCCGGCGGGTCGCTCTGCCGGATGGAATTCGCGCGGCTTCGATTGCCGTGCGGGACGGCAAGATTGCCGCGCTGGCCGACTACGAGGCCGTGCTGCCCGCGGCGGCGACCACCGACCTCGCGGACCTGGTCGTGCTGCCCGGCCTGGTGGATTCGCACGTGCACGTCAACGAGCCGGGGCGGACCGAGTGGGAGGGTTTCGCCACGGCGACCAAGGCGGCCGCGGCCGGCGGGGTGACGACGATCGTCGACATGCCGCTCAACTCGCTGCCGCCGACGGTCACCGTGCCGCATTTGGAGACCAAGCGGTCTGTTGCGGATGGGCAGTGCTACGTGGATGTCGCCTTCTGGGGTGGTGCGATTCCGGGCAATCTGGCGTCGCTGCGACCGTTGCGCGAGGCGGGTGTGGTCGGCTTCAAATGCTTCCTCTCGCCGTCCGGGGTGGAGGAATTTCCGCCGCTCGGGCTCGGCGAGGTGGAGGCGGTGATGCGCGAGCTCGCGGCGTTCGACGGACTGCTCGTCGTACATGCCGAAGATCCGGTGCGGCTGCACGATCCGGTCGACGGGTCCTATCGCGCGTTCCTCGATTCGCGCCCGGGGGAGGCGGAAAAGGCTGCGGTGCAAGAGGTTATCGCGCTCGCCGAAGCTACCGGCGTGCGTGCGCACATCCTGCATGTCTCGGCGGCGGCCTGTCTCGGACCGCTGGCCGAGGCGCAGGCGCGTGGCGTGCGGATCACCGCGGAGACCTGCCCACACTATCTGACCCTCTCGGCCGCCGAAGCGTCGTCCACGGCATTCAAGTGCTGCCCGCCGATTCGCGACGCGGGCAATCAGGACGCGCTGTGGCAGGGCCTGGCCGACGGCGTGCTGTCGTGCGTGGTCTCCGATCATTCGCCGTGCACGCCCGACTTGAAAGAGGGCGATTTCGCGACCGCCTGGGGTGGTATCTCATCGCTGCAGATCGGGTTGCCCGCCGTGTGGACCGCCGCCGCCGAGCGCGGGTTCCGGCTGACCGATGTCGTCCGGTGGATGGCCGCCGCGCCCGCCGAGCTGGCCGGGTTGCCGAACAAGGGCCGGATCGCGATCGGCTGCGATGCGGACCTGGTCGCCTTCGATCCGTGGGCGCCGATCACCGTCGATCCCGGCGCGCTGGCCCACAAGAATCCGATCACGCCCTATGGCGGGCGTGAACTCCGCGGTCTGGTCCACGCCACCTGGCTGCGCGGCCGGGTCGTCGGCAACGGCCACCCGCCCGCGGGCAGCCTCATCTCCGTGCGGCACAACCGACAAGGAAACCATGTCTGA
- a CDS encoding NAD(P)-dependent oxidoreductase, producing the protein MSRIGFIGLGIMGSPMAGHLVKAGHDVTGYDIGPKGLDKLKADGGSTAASVAEVVRDKDIVITMLPQDEQIEQVFPDIVEHTVPGTLYIDFSTITPKTAKWTAEQGKKNGLRVLDAPVSGGETGAVNAALSIMVGGSEADFAAATPIFETVGKTFALVGGSGAGQCVKAANQLVVGGTYALVAEAILLMENLGADAAKGLDVLAGGLAGSKILELKRETMLARNFVPGFRIDLHHKDMGIILQAAREAEVAIPMGALTAQLIAAGRAMGYGSLDHSGLLLVAEALSGRGEA; encoded by the coding sequence ATGAGTCGCATCGGATTTATCGGCCTGGGGATCATGGGTAGCCCGATGGCGGGTCACCTGGTCAAGGCCGGACACGACGTGACCGGCTACGACATCGGTCCCAAGGGGCTGGACAAACTGAAGGCCGACGGCGGTTCGACTGCCGCCAGCGTCGCGGAGGTGGTGCGCGACAAAGATATCGTCATCACGATGCTGCCGCAGGACGAGCAGATCGAGCAGGTCTTCCCCGACATCGTGGAGCACACGGTGCCGGGCACGCTGTACATCGACTTCTCGACGATCACGCCGAAGACCGCGAAGTGGACCGCTGAGCAGGGCAAGAAGAACGGCCTCCGGGTGCTGGACGCCCCGGTCAGCGGCGGGGAGACCGGGGCGGTGAACGCGGCCCTGTCGATCATGGTCGGCGGGTCCGAGGCCGATTTCGCGGCCGCGACGCCGATCTTCGAGACGGTCGGTAAGACTTTCGCCTTGGTCGGCGGTAGCGGCGCGGGCCAATGCGTCAAGGCGGCCAACCAACTCGTCGTCGGCGGCACCTACGCCCTTGTCGCCGAGGCGATCCTGCTGATGGAGAACCTTGGCGCGGACGCGGCGAAGGGTCTGGACGTGCTGGCCGGCGGGCTCGCGGGCAGCAAGATCCTCGAACTCAAGCGGGAGACCATGCTGGCCCGCAACTTCGTGCCCGGCTTCCGGATCGACCTGCACCACAAGGACATGGGCATCATCTTGCAGGCCGCCCGCGAGGCCGAGGTGGCCATCCCGATGGGCGCGCTCACCGCGCAACTGATCGCCGCGGGCCGGGCCATGGGCTACGGCTCGCTGGACCACTCCGGCCTGCTGCTGGTCGCCGAGGCACTGTCGGGCCGGGGCGAGGCATGA
- a CDS encoding XdhC family protein, with product MRDLAAELLPWHRAGKSYAVATVIGVSGSAPRPPGAALAVDAEGVVIGSISGGCVEGAVYELCREALRTGQPIRETFGYSDDDAFAVGLTCGGKIEVFIQPITSDEYDTIEALLRSAEPVALVRDMNTGAAMALGPWWSLGSTFDPVVVAEARAMLDAGTTGLRVVGCGDREITIFVESYVPPPRMIVFGAIDFAAAVTRIGRFLGYHVTVCDARPVFATRARFPDAHEIVIDWPDRYLSRTTVDSRTVLCVLTHDAKFDIPLLEKALRLPVAYVGAMGSRRTHEERMALLRATGLSEAELAALHSPIGLDLGGRTAEETAVAIAAEIVAVRRGGSTRPLNTSDGPIHRDLIPSW from the coding sequence ATGCGTGACCTCGCGGCAGAACTTTTGCCATGGCATCGGGCGGGCAAGTCCTACGCCGTCGCGACCGTCATCGGTGTCAGCGGCAGTGCGCCGCGGCCACCGGGCGCCGCCCTCGCGGTGGACGCCGAAGGTGTTGTCATCGGCAGCATTTCCGGTGGCTGCGTCGAGGGCGCGGTGTACGAGCTCTGCCGCGAGGCGCTGCGCACCGGGCAGCCGATCCGCGAAACCTTCGGGTACAGCGACGACGATGCCTTCGCTGTCGGCTTGACGTGTGGGGGCAAGATCGAGGTGTTCATCCAGCCGATCACGTCCGACGAGTACGACACGATCGAGGCGCTGCTGCGGTCGGCCGAGCCGGTGGCCCTGGTTCGTGACATGAATACCGGTGCCGCAATGGCATTGGGTCCCTGGTGGTCGCTCGGCTCGACCTTCGATCCGGTGGTGGTGGCGGAGGCCAGGGCGATGCTCGATGCGGGCACGACCGGGCTACGCGTCGTCGGCTGCGGCGACCGGGAGATCACGATCTTCGTGGAATCCTATGTACCGCCGCCACGCATGATCGTTTTCGGCGCAATAGATTTCGCGGCCGCCGTGACACGGATCGGCCGGTTCCTCGGCTATCACGTCACCGTCTGCGACGCCAGGCCCGTGTTCGCCACCAGAGCGCGATTCCCGGACGCTCATGAGATCGTCATCGACTGGCCTGACCGCTACCTGTCCCGCACCACGGTCGACTCCCGGACCGTGCTGTGCGTGCTGACCCATGACGCGAAGTTCGATATCCCCTTGCTGGAGAAGGCATTACGGCTACCGGTGGCATACGTGGGTGCGATGGGGTCCCGACGCACCCACGAGGAACGGATGGCCCTCCTGCGCGCCACCGGACTCTCGGAAGCCGAACTGGCCGCGCTGCATTCGCCCATCGGCCTCGACCTGGGCGGCCGAACCGCCGAGGAGACCGCGGTGGCCATTGCCGCGGAGATCGTCGCCGTCCGGCGTGGCGGCTCGACGCGCCCGCTCAACACGAGCGACGGACCGATTCATCGGGACTTGATTCCGAGCTGGTGA
- the alc gene encoding allantoicase produces MSDFTSLPDLALRTNRAGVIAASDESFEERENLINPWEPRFAAHTFGPKGQEYDGWETRRHRGPGHDWAIVRLGMPGVIRGVVIDTAWFKGNYPPFTSVEACRAPGYPSPAQLDSADWVEIVPRSALGGDAKHELPVSDDRIFTHVRLNIYPDGGVARLRVHGEVVPDPTLLTGLTVDLAALENGARTVACSNMFYSAPDNMLAPGLARNQAEGWETARRRDNGNDWAVIQLAAQGVPALIELDTTNLLFNAPGETRLLAIDHQGPEPLPPTDAPDWFELLPRTTLQPDTPHRFRLTPTARPATHIRVDIYPDGGIARLRLLGTLTPAAERDLNSRWL; encoded by the coding sequence ATGTCTGACTTCACCAGCCTGCCCGATCTAGCGCTGCGCACCAACCGCGCGGGCGTGATCGCCGCGAGCGACGAATCGTTCGAAGAACGCGAAAACCTCATCAACCCTTGGGAACCCCGCTTCGCGGCGCACACCTTCGGCCCCAAGGGGCAGGAGTACGACGGCTGGGAAACCCGCCGCCATCGCGGTCCCGGCCACGACTGGGCCATTGTCCGGCTCGGCATGCCCGGCGTGATCCGCGGCGTCGTCATCGACACGGCCTGGTTCAAGGGCAATTATCCGCCCTTCACCTCGGTCGAAGCCTGCCGCGCTCCCGGCTATCCGTCACCGGCCCAACTGGATTCGGCCGATTGGGTGGAGATCGTGCCGCGCAGCGCCCTCGGCGGCGACGCGAAACACGAGCTCCCCGTCTCCGACGACCGCATCTTCACCCACGTACGCCTGAACATCTACCCCGACGGCGGTGTCGCCCGGCTCCGCGTGCATGGCGAGGTAGTACCGGACCCGACCCTGCTCACCGGTCTCACCGTCGACCTGGCCGCGCTCGAGAACGGTGCGCGAACCGTCGCCTGCTCCAACATGTTCTACTCCGCCCCCGACAACATGCTCGCCCCTGGTCTCGCCCGCAACCAAGCCGAAGGCTGGGAAACCGCCCGCCGCCGTGACAACGGAAACGACTGGGCCGTCATCCAACTCGCCGCCCAAGGCGTCCCCGCCCTGATCGAACTCGACACCACCAACCTGCTCTTCAACGCCCCCGGCGAAACCCGCCTCCTGGCCATCGATCACCAAGGCCCAGAACCCCTCCCGCCCACCGACGCCCCCGACTGGTTCGAGCTCCTGCCCCGAACAACCCTGCAACCCGACACCCCCCACCGCTTCCGCCTAACCCCCACCGCCCGCCCCGCCACCCACATCCGCGTCGACATCTACCCCGACGGCGGCATAGCCCGCCTCCGCCTCCTCGGCACCCTAACCCCCGCAGCCGAGCGCGACCTGAACTCGCGCTGGCTATAG
- the gcl gene encoding glyoxylate carboligase: MARMRTVDAAVLILEKEGATQAFGLPGAAINPFYSAMKAHGGIKHVLARHVEAASHMAEGYTRAIAGNIGVCIGTSGPAGTDMITGLYSASADSIPILCITGQAPVAKLHKEDFQAVDIASIAAPVSKWAVTVLEPAQVPGTFQKAFRLMREGRPGPVLIDLPIDVQLAEIEFDIETYEPLTVPRPAATRAQAEKAIAMLNAAERPLLVAGGGIVNADAAGLLVEFAELTGVPVVPTLMGWGTIPDDHQLHAGMVGLQTSHRYGNATMLEADFVLGIGNRWANRHTGGIETYTRDRTFVHVDIEPTQIGRVFAPDFGITSDAGAALAVFLEVARELAAAGELPDRSAWAAQVRARKQLGQRKTHFDNVPIKPQRVYEEMNRAFGPDVRYVSTIGLSQIQASQLLHVYRPRHWINAGQAGPLGWTLPAALGVATADPDSTVVALSGDYDFQFLIEELAVGAQFNIPYIHVLVNNSYLGLIRQAQRNFAMDYYVQLDFDNINSPEVGGYGVDHVKVAEGLGCKAIRVFEPDRIGQALEDAKKMIVEHRVPVVVECILERVTNVSMGLEIDNIVEFEELALSAADAPTATVAIEPEPEPVGGGR; the protein is encoded by the coding sequence ATGGCACGGATGCGTACCGTCGACGCCGCGGTCCTGATTCTCGAAAAGGAAGGGGCGACACAGGCGTTCGGCCTACCCGGCGCCGCGATCAACCCCTTCTACAGCGCGATGAAGGCGCACGGCGGCATCAAGCATGTGCTCGCTCGTCACGTCGAGGCCGCCTCGCACATGGCCGAGGGCTATACCCGCGCCATCGCGGGCAATATCGGTGTCTGCATCGGTACGTCGGGTCCCGCCGGAACCGACATGATCACCGGCTTGTATTCGGCGAGCGCGGACTCCATTCCGATCCTGTGCATCACCGGTCAAGCGCCGGTGGCGAAGCTGCACAAGGAGGACTTCCAGGCCGTCGACATCGCCTCGATCGCCGCGCCGGTGAGCAAGTGGGCGGTCACCGTCCTCGAACCCGCCCAGGTGCCAGGCACCTTTCAGAAGGCGTTCCGGCTGATGCGTGAGGGTCGGCCGGGCCCGGTTCTGATCGACTTGCCGATCGATGTGCAACTCGCCGAAATCGAGTTCGACATCGAGACATACGAGCCGCTGACGGTGCCCCGCCCCGCCGCGACCAGGGCGCAGGCGGAGAAGGCCATCGCGATGCTGAACGCGGCCGAGCGGCCGCTGCTGGTCGCCGGTGGCGGCATCGTCAATGCCGATGCCGCGGGCCTGCTCGTCGAATTCGCCGAGCTGACCGGGGTTCCGGTGGTGCCGACGCTGATGGGCTGGGGCACCATCCCCGACGACCACCAGCTGCACGCGGGCATGGTCGGCCTGCAGACCTCGCACCGCTACGGCAACGCCACCATGCTCGAGGCCGACTTCGTGCTCGGCATCGGCAACCGGTGGGCCAACCGGCACACCGGCGGCATCGAAACCTACACCAGGGACCGCACTTTCGTGCACGTCGACATCGAGCCGACGCAGATCGGCCGGGTGTTCGCGCCGGACTTCGGCATCACCTCCGATGCCGGTGCGGCGCTGGCGGTCTTCCTCGAGGTCGCCCGCGAACTCGCCGCGGCGGGTGAGCTGCCCGACCGCAGCGCCTGGGCCGCGCAGGTGCGGGCGCGAAAGCAGCTCGGCCAGCGCAAGACCCACTTCGACAACGTGCCGATCAAGCCGCAGCGGGTCTACGAGGAGATGAACCGCGCGTTCGGACCCGACGTCCGCTACGTCTCCACTATCGGCCTCTCCCAGATCCAGGCGTCGCAGCTGCTGCACGTCTATCGGCCGCGGCACTGGATCAACGCGGGCCAGGCCGGACCGCTCGGCTGGACGCTGCCCGCCGCACTCGGCGTCGCGACCGCGGACCCGGATTCGACGGTGGTCGCGCTGTCCGGTGACTACGACTTCCAGTTCCTCATCGAGGAATTGGCCGTCGGCGCGCAATTCAACATCCCGTATATCCATGTGCTGGTGAACAACTCGTACCTGGGCCTGATCCGTCAGGCGCAGCGCAACTTCGCCATGGACTACTACGTGCAGCTCGACTTCGACAACATCAACAGCCCCGAGGTCGGCGGCTACGGTGTCGACCACGTCAAGGTCGCGGAGGGGCTGGGCTGCAAGGCGATTCGCGTCTTCGAACCGGACCGCATCGGTCAGGCGCTGGAAGATGCGAAGAAGATGATCGTCGAACACCGGGTACCGGTGGTCGTCGAATGCATCCTCGAGCGGGTGACCAATGTGTCCATGGGCCTGGAGATCGACAACATCGTCGAATTCGAAGAGCTGGCGCTGTCCGCAGCGGACGCGCCGACCGCCACCGTCGCCATCGAACCGGAGCCGGAACCGGTAGGAGGCGGCAGGTGA